From one Astatotilapia calliptera chromosome 10, fAstCal1.2, whole genome shotgun sequence genomic stretch:
- the sptbn2 gene encoding spectrin family protein isoform X3, whose protein sequence is MEWDHRERDSCLSPAAFVNQVQYSNILEGRFKQLQDEREAVQKKTFTKWVNSHLGRVTCRIGDLYTDLRDGRMLIRLLEVLSGEQLPKPTKGRMRIHCLENVDKALQFLKEQKVHLENMGSHDIVDGNHRLTLGLIWTIILRFQIQDISVETEDNKEKKSAKDALLLWCQMKTAGYPNVNIHNFTTSWRDGLAFNAIVHKHRPDLIEFDNLKRSNAHYNLQNAFNVAEKELGLTKLLDPEDVNVDQPDEKSIITYVATYYHYFSKMKALAVEGKRIGKVLDYAIEADQLIEKYETLASELLQWIEQTIVTLNDRQLANSLSAVQNQLQAFNSYRTVEKPPKFTEKGNLEVLLFTIQSKMRANNQKVYMPREGKLISDINKAWERLEKAEHERELALRNELIRQEKLEMLAARFDRKAAMRETWLSENQRLVSQDNFGTDLGAVEAATRKHEAIETDIGAYWERVAAVEAVAKELEAEGYHDVRRILARRDNVLRLWEYLKELLAARRERLNAHRDLQRLFQEMRYIMDWMADEKGRLQSQDSGKHLHDVLDLLQKHNLVEADISAQAERIKAVQGAANRFTSHEQAYKPCEPGLVSEKVELLGQAYEELGQLAVNRRERLEDSRRLWQFLWDLGEEAAWIREQEQILASGDCGRDLTSALHLLSKHEAFRDEMAARYGPLSNSIAAGEDLVKEGHFGASEVTERIQDIHAQWAHLEETTKQREQSLKEAVALHQFQTDANDMEAWIMETLRQVSSQEVGHDEFSTQTLARKQREIEEEIQSHHPLIDSLHEQVQALPQAYVHYPEVDGRLPAIEQRYEELETLSAARRQALEGALALYRMFSEAGACQLWVEEKEQWLHGMEIPTKLEDLEVVQQRFETLEPEMNNLGTRVTDVNQVAEQLLSSDNCNKDQIHQTADQLNNRWKEFQQLAGQKKQDLESALNIQNYQLECNEIQTWMKEKTKVIESTQGLGNDLAGVMALQRKLTGMERDLEAIQGKLDDLRNEAEKLAKEHPDQAGEIQGRLGEIQEVWEELNATMKRREESLGEASKLQGFLRDLDDFQSWLSRTQTAVASEDIPTSLPEAESLLAQHESIKNEVDNYKEDYEKMRAVGEEVTQGQTDAQHMFLAQRLQALDTGWHELRRMWENRHSLLAQAFDFQTFLRDAKQAEAFLNSQEYVLSHTEMPTSLQAAEEAIKKHEDFLTTTEASEEKITGVVEAGRRLINDSNANSDKIQEKVDSIQERHLKNKEAANELLTKLKDNRELQHFLQDGQELTLWINEKMLTAQDMSYDEARNLHSKWQKHQAFMAELASNKDWLDKIDKEGQALVAEKPELKPVVQQTLEDLQRQWEELESTTRTKAQCLFDANRAELFTQSCSALDVWLKNLEGQLQSDDYGKDLTSVNILLKKHQMLEHQMEVREKEVQALKSQALALSQEDAGLAEIDGQQRRVTDSFANLQDPLNLRRQQLLASKEAHQFNRDLEDEILWVTERMPLATSTDHGKDLPTVQLLIKKNQTLQKEIQGHQPRIDDIHRRGKTQTQVDGERQSVLEDRLVELQSLWDQLIAETDKRHARLIEANRAQQFYADAAEAEAWMGEQELHMMSEEKAKDEQNALVMVKKHQILEQALEDYAQTIHQLANSSRLMVNNEHPESERITLRQAQVDKLYAGLKDLAEERRGRLQERLRLTQLKREVDDLEQWIAEREVVAGSHELGQDYEHVTMLRDKFREFARDTSTIGQERVDGVNALADDLIESGHPENASVAEWKDGLNEAWADLLELIDTRTQMLAASYELHRFHQDAMEVLGRVKEKREALPSELGRDLNTVQHLHRQHTAFEHDIQALSGQVNQVQDDAARLQKAYAGEKADDIHRSEHAVTSAWEGLLEAGEARRLLLLDTVEKFRFFNMVRDLMLWMDGVNLQIDAHDSPRDVSSAGLVIANHQDIRSEIDARTDSFTACVEMGNTLINKNHYASDEIREKLTQLQEKRDKINKKWQDKMDHLQIVLEVLQFGRDAYVAESWLAGQEPLVRAAELGSNVDEVESLIKRHEAFEKLATAWEERFVQLEKLTTLEEQENQRRREEEERARRPPTPPPVEEVPQSETETQPHDSAARTSLDQTTLNQSVSVNGVHSDNDTSQQSLSLSLSVGKKSEPKRVCKPKQQERGSESESVNGPGRDSGLASSRVDPSATLPSRGAADSEPETMEGMLCRKQEMESHIKKAATRSWQNVYCVLRKGSLGFYKDGKSASNGIPYHGEVPISLGEAVCEIAHDYKKRKHVFKLRLGDGKEYLFQAKDEAEMSSWIQSILSSIPKGSGDSPGAPRPLSRAMTMPPISPSSGEAGGVTMRNKDGKEKDREKRFSFFGKKK, encoded by the exons ATGAACGTGAAGCAGTACAGAAGAAAACCTTTACCAAATGGGTAAATTCTCACTTAGGCCGAGTGACCTGTCGCATTGGTGACTTGTACACCGACCTACGGGATGGGCGCATGCTAATCCGCCTTCTGGAAGTGCTCtcaggagaacagctg CCAAAACCTACTAAGGGCCGCATGCGTATCCACTGCCTTGAAAATGTTGACAAAGCCCTACAGTTTCTTAAGGAGCAAAAAGTTCATCTGGAAAATATGGGCTCACATGACATTGTGGATGGGAATCACCGTCTCACCCTGGGTCTCATCTGGACCATCATCCTTCGCTTCCAG ATTCAAGACATCAGTGTGGAAACTGAGGACAATAAGGAGAAGAAATCAGCTAAAGATGCGCTGCTGCTTTGGTGCCAAATGAAAACTGCTGG ATACCCAAATGTGAATATACACAACTTCACTACCAGTTGGAGAGATGGTCTAGCGTTCAATGCCATCGTGCACAAACACAG ACCCGACCTGATTGAGTTTGACAACCTGAAGAGGTCCAACGCTCACTACAATCTCCAAAATGCTTTCAATGTGGCTGAGAAGGAACTGGGGCTTACCAAGCTGCTGGACCCAGAAG atgtCAATGTGGATCAGCCTGATGAAAAGTCTATAATTACCTATGTGGCAACTTACTATCATTACTTCTCCAAGATGAAAGCCCTGGCAGTGGAGGGCAAACGAATTGGCAAG GTGCTCGACTATGCTATTGAGGCCGACCAGCTGATAGAGAAGTATGAGACCCTGGCCTCTGAGCTGCTGCAGTGGATCGAGCAGACCATAGTGACACTCAATGATCGGCAGCTAGCTAACTCTCTGAGTGCTGTACAGAACCAGCTCCAAGCTTTTAACTCCTACAGGACTGTGGAGAAACCTCCCAA ATTTACAGAGAAAGGAAACTTGGAGGTTCTTCTTTTTACTATCCAAAGCAAGATGAGAGCAAACAATCAGAAGGTTTACATGCCAAGAGAGGGAAAACTCATTTCTGACATAAATAAG GCATGGGAACGACTGGAAAAGGCAGAACATGAACGTGAGCTGGCACTGAGAAATGAGTTGATTCGCCAGGAGAAACTGGAGATGCTCGCTGCTCGCTTTGACCGGAAAGCTGCTATGCGGGAGACATGGCTGAGCGAGAACCAGAGACTGGTGTCTCAG GATAATTTTGGAACCGACCTGGGAGCAGTGGAAGCTGCCACTCGTAAACACGAGGCAATTGAGACAGACATTGGAGCATACTGGGAGCGTGTGGCCGCAGTGGAGGCTGTCGCCAAAGAGCTGGAGGCAGAGGGATATCATGATGTGCGGCGCATACTCGCACGAAGGGATAATGTGCTTCGACTCTGGGAATACTTGAAAGAACTTCTGGCTGCACGCAGAGAGCGTCTGAATGCCCACCGTGACCTACAGAGGCTGTTTCAGGAGATGCGTTACATCATGGACTGGATGGCAGATGAGAAG ggtcgtctgcagtctCAGGACAGCGGAAAACATTTGCATGATGTGTTAGACCTACTGCAAAAGCACAATCTGGTAGAGGCTGATATTTCTGCTCAGGCAGAGAGGATCAAGGCAGTGCAAGGAGCTGCAAACCGCTTCACTTCCCATGAGCAGG ccTATAAACCTTGTGAGCCTGGACTAGTTAGTGAGAAGGTTGAGCTGCTGGGTCAAGCCTATGAAGAACTTGGTCAGCTCGCTGTGAATCGCAGAGAGCGCCTAGAGGACTCACGGCGTCTGTGGCAGTTCCTGTGGGATCTCGGAGAGGAGGCAGCCTGGATCCGAGAGCAGGAACAGATCCTGGCTAGTGGAGACTGTGGCCGTGACCTTACTTCTGCCCTTCACCTACTCAGTAAACATGAGGCTTTCAGGGATGAGATGGCAGCCCGCTATGGCCCCCTGAGTAACAGTATTGCTGCTGGAGAAGATCTGGTTAAAGAAGGGCACTTTGGAGCTTCGGAAGTAACTGAGAGGATTCAAGACATCCATGCACAGTGGGCCCATCTGGAGGAG ACAACTAAGCAAAGAGAGCAGAGCCTTAAGGAAGCCGTGGCCCTGCATCAGTTTCAGACGGATGCCAATGACATGGAGGCATGGATCATGGAGACACTTAGACAGGTATCCAGTCAGGAGGTGGGCCACGATGAGTTCTCTACCCAAACTCTAGCTCGCAAGCAGAGGGAGATAGAAGAGGAGATCCAGAGTCACCACCCCCTAATTGACTCTCTGCACGAGCAGGTCCAAGCACTGCCACAGGCCTATGTACATTACCCTGAA GTGGATGGTCGTCTGCCTGCTATTGAACAACGTTATGAAGAACTGGAGACCCTGTCAGCAGCTCGACGCCAGGCTCTGGAAGGTGCCCTGGCCCTCTACCGCATGTTCAGTGAAGCTGGTGCCTGTCAGCTCTGGGTGGAGGAAAAGGAACAGTGGTTACATGGCATGGAGATCCCTACAAAGCTGGAGGACTTGGAGGTCGTACAGCAAAG ATTTGAGACACTGGAACCTGAGATGAACAACCTAGGAACCCGTGTCACTGATGTGAACcaggtggcagagcagctgCTGAGCTCAGACAACTGTAACAAAGACCAAATCCACCAGACAGCAGACCAACTAAACAACAG ATGGAAGGAGTTTCAGCAACTGGCTGGACAAAAGAAACAAGATCTTGAGTCGGCTCTCAACATCCAGAACTACCAACTCGAGTGTAATGAGATCCAGActtggatgaaggaaaagaccAAAGTTATTGAATCTACTCAGGGTCTTGGCAATGACTTGGCGGGAGTGATGGCACTACAACGCAAACTCACTGGCATGGAGAGGGACCTTGAGGCTATCCAG GGGAAATTAGATGACTTGAGAAATGAGGCAGAAAAGTTGGCCAAGGAACATCCAGATCAAGCAGGAGAGATCCAAGGACGCTTGGGAGAGATTCAAGAGGTGTGGGAGGAACTGAACGCCACCATGAAGCGACGGGAAGAGTCACTGGGGGAAGCTAGCAAGCTACAGGGTTTCCTTAGGGATTTGGATGACTTCCAGTCCTGGCTGTCCCGCACCCAGACAGCCGTGGCTTCAGAGGATATTCCCACTTCTCTGCCTGAGGCTGAGAGTTTGCTAGCCCAGCATGAGAGCATCAAGAACGAGGTGGATAACTATAAGGAGGACTATGAAAAGATGCGTGCGGTTGGTGAGGAGGTCACCCAAGGTCAGACAGATGCCCAGCACATGTTTTTGGCCCAGAGGCTCCAGGCATTGGACACTGGCTGGCATGAGTTGCGGCGCATGTGGGAGAATCGGCACAGCCTGTTGGCCCAAGCCTTCGACTTCCAGACTTTCCTGAGAGATGCAAAGCAGGCAGAGGCATTCCTTAACAGCCAG GAGTACGTGCTGTCCCACACAGAGATGCCCACCAGTCTTCAGGCAGCAGAGGAGGCCATTAAGAAGCATGAGGATTTCCTCACCACCACAGAGGCCAGTGAAGAGAAAATAACTGGTGTGGTGGAAGCTGGAAGACGCCTCATTAATGACTCTAATGCAAACTCTGATAAGATCCAGGAAAAGGTTGATTCAATCCAGGAAAG ACATCTTAAGAATAAAGAGGCTGCAAATGAACTGCTGACCAAGCTTAAGGATAACCGGGAACTTCAGCACTTCCTCCAAGATGGACAAGAG CTCACCTTGTGGATAAATGAGAAGATGCTGACGGCTCAGGACATGTCTTATGATGAGGCCAGAAATCTTCACAGCAAGTGGCAGAAACACCAGGCATTCATGGCAGAGCTGGCCTCCAACAAAGACTGGCTCGACAAAATTGATAAG GAGGGTCAAGCACTGGTTGCTGAGAAGCCTGAGCTGAAACCTGTTGTCCAGCAGACCCTGGAGGACCTGCAGCGTCAGTGGGAGGAGCTGGAGAGCACAACTCGTACGAAGGCTCAGTGCTTATTTGATGCTAACAGAGCAGAGCTCTTCACACAGAGCTGCTCCGCTCTAGATGTTTGGCTGAAAAACCTTGAAGGTCAGCTGCAAAGTGATGACTATGGAAaagatctgaccagtgtgaACATCCTCCTCAAGAAGCACCAG ATGCTGGAGCATCAAATGGAGGTCAGAGAGAAGGAGGTGCAGGCCCTGAAGTCTCAGGCTCTGGCTCTGTCCCAGGAAGATGCCGGACTGGCTGAGATAGATGGTCAGCAACGGCGTGTCACCGACAGCTTCGCCAACCTCCAAGACCCACTCAACCTCAGGAGACAGCAGCTGCTCGCCTCCAAAGAAGCACATCAATTCAACAGAGACCTGGAGGATGAAATT CTGTGGGTGACAGAAAGGATGCCCCTAGCAACCTCCACAGACCATGGAAAAGACCTGCCCACTGTGCAGCTGCTAATCAAGAAGAACCAG ACTTTGCAGAAGGAGATTCAAGGCCATCAGCCTCGCATTGATGACATCCACAGACGAGGCAAGACTCAGACCCAGGTAGATGGTGAACGCCAGTCTGTTCTGGAGGATCGCCTAGTTGAACTGCAGAGCCTTTGGGACCAGTTGATCGCCGAGACAGACAAGCGTCATGCCCGTCTAATAGAGGCTAATCGTGCCCAGCAGTTCTATGCCGATGCTGCGGAGGCAGAGGCCTGGATGGGAGAGCAAGAGTTGCACATGATGTCAGAAGAAAAAGCCAAG gaTGAGCAAAATGCTCTAGTGATGGTCAAGAAGCACCAGATCCTTGAGCAGGCACTTGAAGACTACGCCCAAACCATCCACCAACTGGCCAACAGCAGTCGTCTCATGGTCAACAATGAACACCCAGAGAG CGAAAGAATCACCTTACGACAAGCCCAAGTTGACAAGCTGTACGCAGGTCTGAAGGACCTTGCTGAGGAGCGTCGGGGACGGCTTCAGGAGAGGCTGAGGCTGACCCAGCTGAAGCGGGAGGTGGATGACCTGGAACAGTGGATTGCAGAGAGAGAGGTGGTTGCTGGCTCCCATGAACTAGGACAGGACTATGAACATGTCACA ATGCTGAGGGACAAGTTCCGGGAGTTTGCTCGTGACACCAGCACTATCGGCCAAGAGCGTGTGGATGGTGTAAATGCGCTGGCAGATGATCTGATTGAGTCGGGTCATCCTGAGAACGCCAGTGTTGCTGAATGGAAAGACGGTTTAAACGAGGCCTGGGCTGACCTGCTGGAGCTGATTGACACACGCACGCAAATGTTGGCAGCCTCTTATGAGCTGCACCGCTTCCATCAAGATGCCATGGAGGTGCTTGGACGTGTTAAGGAGAAGAGGGAAGCACTGCCTTCTGAACTTGGCCGTGACCTCAACACTGTccagcatctgcacagacagcacacCGCTTTTGAACATGACATCCAGGCCCTCAGCGGACAG GTGAATCAAGTGCAGGATGATGCTGCACGCCTGCAGAAGGCCTACGCTGGTGAGAAAGCGGATGACATTCACAGAAGCGAACATGCTGTGACTTCTGCCTGGGAGGGCCTGCTCGAGGCTGGCGAGGCTCGCAGGCTCCTCCTGCTGGACACCGTGGAGAAATTCCGCTTCTTCAACATGGTGCGAGACCTCATGCTCTGGATGGATGGTGTGAACCTGCAGATTGACGCACATGATAGCCCAAg ggaTGTATCTTCTGCAGGGTTAGTAATTGCCAATCATCAAGACATCAGATCAGAGATTGACGCTAGGACAGACAGCTTCACTGCTTGTGTTGAGATGGGAAATACTTTGATCAACAAAAACCACTATGCATCTGATGAG ATCCGAGAAAAACTGACTCAACTCCAGGAAAAAAGAGATAAGAtcaacaaaaaatggcaagacaAGATGGACCATTTACAAATCG TGCTGGAGGTGTTGCAGTTCGGACGTGATGCTTATGTGGCAGAGTCGTGGTTGGCTGGGCAAGAACCTCTGGTGCGCGCAGCAGAGTTGGGCTCAAATGTGGATGAAGTAGAGAGCCTAATTAAGCGCCATGAAGCCTTTGAGAAACTCGCCACGGCTTGGGAAGAGCGCTTCGTGCAGCTGGAGAAGCTCACTACA CTTGAAGAGCAAGAAAATCAGAGGAGgcgggaggaagaggagagagcGAGGCGACCTCCTACTCCTCCACCAGTAGAAGAAGTGCCACAGTCTGAGACAGAAACTCAACCACATGATTCTGCAGCCAG AACCAGTCTGGACCAGACCACTCTCAATCAGTCCGTGTCAGTGAACGGAGTACACAGCGACAATGACACATCACAA CAGTCATTATCGCTATCGTTGTCAGTGGGAAAGAAATCAGAGCCTAAACGTGTGTGTAAGCCAAAGCAGCAGGAGCGT GGCTCAGAGTCTGAGTCAGTGAACGGACCGGGCAGAGACAGCGGACTGGCATCGTCTCGCGTCGATCCGTCTGCCACTTTACCGAGCAGAGGCGCGGCAGACTCGGAGCCAGAGACCATGGAGGGGATGCTCTGTCGAAAACAGGAGATGGAGTCTCACATCAAAAAGGCAGCTACCAG GTCCTGGCAGAATGTGTATTGTGTCCTACGAAAAGGAAGTCTTGGTTTCTATAAAGACGGCAAGAGTGCTAGCAACGGCATTCCATACCACGGAGAAGTTCCCATCAGCTTGGGAGAGGCTGTGTGTGAAATAGCCCATGACtataagaaaaggaaacacGTATTCAAGCTCAG GTTAGGGGATGGGAAAGAGTACCTGTTCCAAGCAAAGGATGAG GCGGAGATGAGCTCCTGGATCCAGTCCATCCTTAGCTCCATTCCAAAAGGATCAGGAGACTCGCCTGGAGCTCCACGGCCCCTCAGCCGTGCCATGACGATGCCGCCCATCTCGCCCAGCTCGGGTGAAGCTGGAGGCGTTACCATGCGCAACAAGGATGGGAAAGAGAAGGATCGCGAGAAGAGGTTCAGCTTCTTCGgcaagaagaaataa